One stretch of Cohnella algarum DNA includes these proteins:
- a CDS encoding glucosaminidase domain-containing protein produces MRMTKNAYLSVSVLTLTLILLVGAFFLHSDNLAAAPTVGKTGSPNGRSPALTGAGVLPAAFGSAVTLPAKEGSPSTDEPPGPVQAEPTAQPTAQSTAQRPAEAVHSDPNPAAEPPRISLPTYEVTAYFLNVRANAYSTSKIINVLKKGDLVQVVKTTDNGWLLLQTGGYVYGEYATPAEPEKSEPAAAAEPAAALPGTAAAAADALAAAPPRPETSAEPETSAEPKALLSEPEPPPAEPAKPTHEVKSKSGLTVRHIETIFEGTALADYDLEEVILEIEEEYGINAFFTIAVMKLESGNGKSNLAKKKNNLFGLNAVSGSESKSAFSFETKGDSVKKFGQLISKSYMGKGLTTIEKIAKKYCPANPKWSGLVSKIMQGDFKKL; encoded by the coding sequence ATGCGAATGACAAAGAACGCTTATTTGTCTGTAAGTGTGCTTACGTTAACCTTAATCTTGTTAGTTGGAGCCTTTTTCCTTCATTCCGATAATTTGGCCGCGGCGCCGACCGTCGGCAAAACCGGTTCGCCGAACGGCCGATCGCCTGCCCTGACCGGCGCGGGGGTGCTGCCCGCCGCCTTCGGCTCCGCCGTCACGCTGCCGGCGAAAGAGGGATCCCCTTCGACGGACGAGCCGCCCGGGCCCGTGCAGGCGGAACCGACCGCTCAACCGACAGCCCAATCGACCGCTCAACGGCCCGCCGAAGCCGTCCACTCCGATCCGAATCCCGCTGCGGAACCGCCCCGAATTTCTCTTCCTACATATGAAGTGACCGCGTATTTCCTCAATGTTCGCGCGAACGCATATTCAACGTCAAAAATCATAAACGTCCTTAAAAAAGGCGATCTCGTCCAGGTCGTCAAGACGACGGACAACGGATGGCTGCTGCTGCAAACGGGCGGCTACGTCTACGGCGAATACGCCACGCCGGCCGAACCGGAAAAAAGCGAGCCGGCGGCCGCAGCGGAACCCGCAGCCGCGTTGCCGGGAACGGCAGCTGCTGCGGCGGACGCCCTGGCCGCCGCGCCGCCGCGGCCCGAGACGTCCGCGGAACCCGAGACGTCCGCGGAACCCAAGGCTTTGCTTTCGGAACCCGAGCCGCCTCCCGCGGAGCCCGCCAAACCGACCCATGAGGTGAAATCGAAATCGGGCTTGACCGTGCGCCATATCGAGACGATTTTCGAAGGGACGGCCCTGGCCGACTACGATCTGGAAGAAGTGATTTTGGAAATCGAAGAAGAGTACGGAATCAACGCGTTTTTCACGATTGCGGTCATGAAGCTGGAAAGCGGCAACGGCAAAAGCAATCTGGCAAAGAAGAAAAACAATTTGTTCGGGTTGAACGCCGTCAGCGGTTCCGAGAGCAAAAGCGCTTTCAGCTTCGAGACGAAAGGGGACAGCGTGAAAAAATTCGGGCAGCTGATTTCCAAAAGCTACATGGGAAAAGGACTGACGACGATCGAAAAAATCGCAAAAAAATACTGCCCGGCCAATCCGAAATGGAGCGGCCTGGTCAGCAAAATCATGCAGGGCGACTTTAAAAAGCTATAA
- a CDS encoding FMN-dependent NADH-azoreductase, translating to MSTVLFVKANDRPIEQAVSVKLYHAFLDSYRKSHPEDTIIELDLFKEELPYMNSDMISGNFKAARGMELTPAEQAAVEVAGKYIDQFLAADKVVFGFPLWNLTIPAVLHTYIDYIYQAGKTFKYTEQGPVGLIPDKKVALLNARGGIYSEGPSAAAEMSLNYVRNIMMFFGVTDFTNVIVEGHNQMPDKAEAIVAEGIANAEKAAVGF from the coding sequence ATGAGTACCGTATTGTTCGTAAAAGCAAACGACCGGCCGATCGAACAAGCCGTCAGCGTGAAGCTGTATCACGCGTTTCTGGACAGCTACCGGAAAAGCCATCCGGAAGATACGATCATCGAACTCGACCTGTTTAAAGAAGAACTGCCGTACATGAACTCGGATATGATCAGCGGGAATTTCAAGGCTGCGCGGGGGATGGAACTGACGCCGGCGGAGCAAGCGGCCGTTGAGGTAGCGGGCAAATATATCGATCAATTTCTCGCCGCGGACAAAGTCGTTTTCGGCTTCCCGCTTTGGAACTTGACGATTCCGGCCGTTCTGCACACGTACATCGACTACATTTACCAAGCGGGCAAAACGTTCAAGTATACGGAGCAAGGCCCGGTCGGCCTCATTCCGGACAAAAAAGTCGCGCTGCTTAACGCAAGGGGAGGCATTTATTCCGAAGGTCCTTCCGCGGCCGCCGAAATGTCTTTGAACTATGTGCGCAACATTATGATGTTCTTCGGCGTCACCGATTTCACGAACGTCATCGTCGAAGGCCACAACCAAATGCCGGACAAAGCGGAAGCGATCGTCGCCGAAGGCATCGCCAACGCCGAAAAAGCCGCCGTCGGCTTCTAA
- a CDS encoding response regulator, which yields MKIKILLADDHQIVLKGISFFLNMQPDFEIVGEAQNGQEAVEKAEQLRPDIVLMDLNMPVMDGIEASSIIGERHPEIKVLVLTSFSDRSHIVPALRTGAVGYMLKDAEPDQLAEAIRSAYKGNIQLHPDIAEALLSQLSPGLAPMTELQSREAIETLTPRETEVLRLLTKGLSNKEIARDLVVAEKTVKTHVSSILSKLQLADRTQAALYAVQKLGDRE from the coding sequence GTGAAAATCAAAATTTTACTCGCCGACGATCATCAGATCGTCTTGAAGGGCATTTCTTTCTTTTTGAACATGCAGCCCGACTTCGAAATCGTCGGGGAAGCGCAGAACGGGCAGGAAGCGGTGGAAAAGGCCGAGCAGCTGCGGCCGGATATCGTGCTCATGGATTTGAACATGCCGGTAATGGACGGAATCGAGGCCAGCTCCATCATCGGGGAGCGGCATCCGGAAATAAAGGTGCTCGTCCTGACCAGCTTTTCCGATCGCAGCCACATCGTGCCCGCTCTGCGGACGGGAGCGGTCGGCTACATGCTGAAGGACGCGGAGCCCGACCAGCTGGCCGAAGCGATCCGAAGCGCGTATAAAGGAAATATCCAGCTGCATCCCGACATCGCCGAAGCGCTTCTTTCCCAACTGTCGCCCGGGCTTGCCCCGATGACCGAGCTTCAAAGCCGCGAGGCGATCGAAACGCTCACGCCGAGAGAAACGGAAGTGCTGCGCCTGCTGACGAAAGGCTTGAGCAATAAAGAAATCGCGCGGGATTTGGTCGTCGCCGAAAAAACGGTCAAAACCCATGTCAGCAGCATTTTGAGCAAGCTTCAGCTCGCGGACCGGACGCAGGCGGCGCTCTATGCGGTGCAAAAGCTCGGCGACAGGGAATAG